Part of the Bacillus andreraoultii genome is shown below.
AGCTAATTGACTTTCTTACTGAATATGACTGGCCAGGCAATATCCGCGAATTGTCAAACTTAATTGAACGATTAGTCGTAACGACACAGCAAGATCGAATTTTTATTCATCATCTTCCAAATGAATATCAATCTTCAATAATAGGTGTCCATCAACGACAAACCTCGTTAAAAGAAGCGGTCGAGCATATTGAAAAGAAAATGTTAATGAATGCGGTGAAAAAGTATCAGAATACATATGAAATTGCAAAAGCATTACAGACAAGCCAACCAACAGTAGTGAGAAAGTTGAAAAAATATAATATTAAAGTAAAAAGTGAATAAGGGTTGATTGGGCTATTCCATTAATAAAGTGGGATAGCTTTTTTTAGCAAATAGGATAGTAAAAATTTTCCAATTCCTACTATCCAATACGCATCAGTACACAAGGAAGGCTCTAGCAGCATTGCATCAAAGACGATAAACTCTCTAGAACGGTTGAAGACGCTCAAATCGCGGAGAAAAAGGATCAAACGGTCATCTAGAAGGGTTATTAAGGTTCGTCCATCAAGAATAATTTTGCATCCCGAACAATGGCACGACCAAGAGCAACCCGTTGATGTTGACCACTAGATAATGCTTTTGGTTTACGGTCTAAGTATTGTACAAGACCAAAGATTTTTATAGCTTCTTTAACACATTGGTCGAATTCTTCTTTTGGCATTTTTCTTAATTCAAAATTGAATTGTTTAATCCATTTTTAAATCATCTAATCGAGCAGTTATTTTATAAATTAATTCATAAGTAAATTAACCACTCTTTCTTTAAAAAACAAAAGTGATTAGTGAACATATCATTATGAGTATTTTGAGTACTAGAAATTTATTACGAGTTAGATAAGTCCTGTTTTGTTGCCGTATTGAACAGAAGTCTCCTTAAAAATGACAACATCTTTAATAGTTGGCACGCTTCTTGCACTATAAATAAGTGACACATAATAAGGATGTGAAGAATGATGAACTTTCAATTTGATGAAGAAATATTGCTCCTAAAAGCGAGTGTCCGTGACTTTATTCAAAATGAAGTTGAATCCGTTGCCATGCGAATTGAAGAGGAGGACCAAATTCCTCAAAACATATTTGAAATGTCAAAACAGCTAGGGCTTTTTGGTTTAAGTATCCCTGAAAAATATGGTGGCCTCGGAATTGGGATGGTTGGGAAATGCGCCATTTATGAAGAGATTGGTCAGACTCATAACGGATACACAACATTAATTGGTGCTCATACAGGGATAGGGACAGTTGGAATTGTTGAATTTGGAAGTGAAGAACAAAAGAAAAAATATTTGCCTGCAATGGCTCGTGGTGAGAAAATTGGTGCTTTTGCATTAACGGAACCGAATGCAGGGTCAAATGCAGCGAATTTAAAAACATCGGCGATTAAAAAAGGTGATAAATATATTTTGAATGGGACAAAACATTATATTACAAATGCAACAGAAGCGGATATTTTCACAGTAATGGCTGTGACCGACCCAACAAGAGGTGCACGAGGGATTACCGCATTCATCGTAGAAAAAGATTTTCCAGGATTCCAAATTGGCGCCGTAGAAAGAAAAATGGGTTTAAAAGGTTCCCATTCAGCAGAAATAATCTTAGAAGACTGTGAAGTACCAGTGGAAAACGTACTTGGTCAAGAAGGGCAAGGCTATATTAATGCTTTAAAAATATTAACGAATGGTCGTGCTGGTTTAGCGGCAAGAAATTTAGGTAGCAGTCAAAAATTATTAGATATGGCAATAACTTATGCACTAGAACGGACACAATTCGACGTTCCTATTATTGAACATCAGGCAGTCGCCCATATGCTTGCAGAAATGGCTGTAGAAATTGAAGCATTACGTTCATTTACTTACCGAGTGGCATGGATGGTCGATCAAGGTCAAAATGTGATTAAAGAAGCGGCCATGTTAAAGCTCTATGGTTCCGAAGTATATAATCGTGTAGCGGATAAAGCATTACAAGTTCATGGTGGATTAGGTTATATTGCAGATTATCCAATTGAAAGATATTACCGTGATGCACGGATTACAAGAATATATGAAGGAACGTCTGAAATTCAAAAAAATATTATTGCTAAACAGTTAGTAAAAGAATTTAGTTAGGATCGAAAGAGGTGAAGTCATGTCAAGAGATGAAGTTGTTATCGTAAGCGCTGTCAGGACACCAATTGCATCCGATGGTGGTTCTTTAAAAAATATAAGTTCTGGGCATTTAGCAGCACTTGTCATCAATGAAGCAATCAAACGTGCACAGATTGAACGGAATTTGATTGATGAAGTCATTATGGGAG
Proteins encoded:
- a CDS encoding acyl-CoA dehydrogenase family protein: MNFQFDEEILLLKASVRDFIQNEVESVAMRIEEEDQIPQNIFEMSKQLGLFGLSIPEKYGGLGIGMVGKCAIYEEIGQTHNGYTTLIGAHTGIGTVGIVEFGSEEQKKKYLPAMARGEKIGAFALTEPNAGSNAANLKTSAIKKGDKYILNGTKHYITNATEADIFTVMAVTDPTRGARGITAFIVEKDFPGFQIGAVERKMGLKGSHSAEIILEDCEVPVENVLGQEGQGYINALKILTNGRAGLAARNLGSSQKLLDMAITYALERTQFDVPIIEHQAVAHMLAEMAVEIEALRSFTYRVAWMVDQGQNVIKEAAMLKLYGSEVYNRVADKALQVHGGLGYIADYPIERYYRDARITRIYEGTSEIQKNIIAKQLVKEFS